The following nucleotide sequence is from Pseudomonas sp. RC10.
GGGGGAGGCGACGATCACCTGGCCGGTTTCGCCGATGCAGCGGGCAGTCAAGGGGCTGTCGGGCAGGTCACCGAAGCGGATCGCCACGTCGGCCTGGCCCGCGAGAATGTCGACGATTTCATCGCCCAGGGTCAGATCCACGAGGATTTCCGGGTACTGCGCGCTGAACGCGGCGATCAGCGGCACGATGGTAAGGCGACCGTGTGCCAGCGCTGCGCTGACCCTCAGGCGCCCTCGTGGGACACCTTGGCTTGTGATGGCTTCTTCGACTTCGGCCATGTCCGCCAGAATGCGCCGCGCACCGCGCAGGTACGTTTCGCCTTCGGCGGTGAGGGCAATCGCCCGGGTCGTGCGCAACAGCAGGCGGGTTCCAATGCGTTGCTCGGTACGGGCGATGATCCGGCTGACGGCCGAGGGCGTGAGGTCCAGTGCCCGGGCAGCCGCTGAGAAGCTTCCCGTCTGGGCCACCTTGGCGAACACCTCCATCTCACCCGACTTACCGTTGAGGTCCATTTGTGCTCCTGACGCAAAAGTGCTTGTACAGAAAGCGGTCTACCGCCTTTAAAGCGGTGATCGTAGCATTTGCGGCATAGATAAGGAGCTTCTCATGCGTATCAATCCACCCCTCATCGCGCTCTCGATCGGTGCCTTTGGCATCGGCGTGACCGAGTTTGCGCCCATGGGCATGTTGCCCGGTATTGCCGCCGACCTCGGCGTTTCCATCCCAACCGCCGGGCTGCTGGTCAGCGCCTATGCATTGGGCGTGCTCATCGGCGCGCCCCTGATGACCCTGACCACCGGAAAAATTCCACGGCGTGCTCTGCTGATCGGCTTGATGGCCATTTTCACGTTGGGCAACCTGATGTCGGCGCTGGCGACCAACTACGAAAGTCTGCTCATCGCCCGGGTGGTGACCTCACTGAACCACGGCGCGTTTTTCGGCATTGGCTCGATTGTCGCTGCCAGCGTGGTGGCGCTTGAGAAACGGGCAGGGGCCGTCGCCGCCATGTTCATGGGGCTGACCATCGCTACGATTGGCGGGGTGCCGCTGGCCAGTTGGTTCGGCGAAATGCTGGGTTGGCGAACGGCGTTCTGGGGCATTGCCGGTCTCGGTTTTGTGGCAATGATTTCCCTCTGGTTCGCCTTGCCTAACCTGCCGCTGCCGAAGAGTGACGGCGTGATGGCGGAGGTTCGGGTGTTGCTCCGGGGATCGGTGCTGTCTGCCTTGGCGCTGACGGTCATCGGCTCGGGCGCGATGTTCACGGTGTTCACCTACATCGCGCCGATCCTGCAAAGTGAAACCCACGCCTCCACCGGGTTCATTACCGCCATGCTGGTGCTGTTCGGTGTGGGCCTGACGCTGGGCAATGTGTGGGGTGGCAAGGCGGCGGATCGCTCGGTCGACCGGACATTGATCGTCTCGCTGGTGGTGTTGATCGTGGTGTTGCTGGCGTTCTCGGTGCTCATGCGCTGGCCGCTGCCGACCGCGCTGGCGATTCTGGTCTGGGGCGCGGCGAGCTTTGCCTTGGTGCCGCCGTTGCAGATGCGGGTGATGGAAGCCGCGAAAGACGCACCGAACCTGGCCTCGGCGGTGAACATCGGCGCGTTCAACTTCGGCAATGCCATCGGTGCTGTGTTGGGCGGCGCGGTGATCAATGCGGGTCTGGGCTACCCCGCGATTTCGCTGGCGGGAGCCATGATGGCGGGGCTGGGCCTGTTGATGGTGTTGGGGTTTGCCTGGCGCGCGCGGTCCCGCTCGGTAGGGTATGCCTGACAAGGCGAGTGCGCCCGGATGTGCTGCCACGCCGCAGCACATCCGGGCGAAGCGGTGCCCGTCGTTATTCCATCGCTTCCGCGACCCCCTGATCCTCCCCCAGAAACCCGCCGCTCTGGTGCTGCCAGAGCCGTGCGTAGGTGCCGTTCTTTTCGAGCAATTCGGCGTGAGTGCCTTGTTCGATGATCCGGCCTTCATCCATGACGATCAGCCGATCCATCGCCGCGATGGTGGACAGCCGGTGGGCGATGGCGATCACGGTCTTGCCCTGCATCATTTCATCGAGGCTTTCCTGAATGGCGACCTCGACTTCCGAATCCAGCGCGCTGGTGGCTTCGTCCAGCAGCAGGATCGGCGCGTTCTTGAGCATCACTCGCGCGATTGCCACGCGTTGGCGCTGGCCGCCGGAGAGTTTGATGCCGCGTTCGCCGACCAGCGTGTCGTAGCCAGAGTGGCCTTGCTTGTCGCTCAACTGACGGATAAACCCATCGGCCTGGGCCATGCGGGCGGCTTCGTAAACGTGCTCGTCGGTGGCGTCGGGCCGGCCGTAGGCGATGTTGTCGCGGATGGAGCGGTGCAGCAGCGAGGTGTCCTGCGTGACCATGCCGATAGCGCTGCGCAGGCTGTCCTGAGTGACGTGGGCGATATCTTGGCCATCGATGTGAATCCGGCCTTTGTCCACATCATAGAAGCGCAGCAGCAAGTTGATCAGCGTGGATTTGCCGGCGCCGGAACGACCCACCAGGCCGATCTTTTCACCCGCACGAATGCTCAGGCTCAAGCCGTCGAGCACCTGGCGTTCGCCGTTGTAGTTAAAGCTCACGTTGTCGAAGGTGACGGCGCCGCCGGAGGTCGCCAGTACACTTGCGTCGGGCGCGTCCTGCACCTTGGGGCCGCGCGTGAAAGTGGTCATGCCGTCCTGCACGGTGCCGATGCTCTCGAACAGCGAGGTCATCTGCCACATGATCCAGTGAGACATGCCGTTGATGCGCAAGGCCATGGCCGTGATCGCCGCCACTGCACCCGCACCGACGTCGCCCTGATGCCAGAGCCACAGCGCGTAGCCACCGGCGCCGAAGATCAACCCGACCACCAGCGCCTGATTGACGATCTCGAACTGGCTCACCAGACGCATCTGGCGAAAGCCCGTGTGCTTGAAGTCTTCCATTGCCGCGCGGGCGAAGTGCGCCTCACGCTTGGAGTGAGAAAACAGCTTCACGGTGGTGATGTTGGTGTACGCATCGGAGATGCGCCCGGTCATCGACGAACGTGCGTGGGCCTGTTCCTGCCCGACCTTGCCCAGACGCGGCACGAAGTACCACATCGCCAGGCCAAACAGCACGATCCAGGCAATGAAAGGCAGCATCAGCTTCAGCGCGAAGCCACCGGCCAGCGCAATGATCGCGATGAAATACACGCCGATGCCGGGGGCGATTTCGATCAGGGTGAACAGCACTTCGCGCACGGCCAGGGCAGTCTGCATCACCTTCGTGGTGACCCGGCCCGAGAACTCGTCAGAAAAAAACGATAGGCTTTGCCGCAGCATCAGGCGGTGAAAGTCCCAGCGCAGCCGCAGTGGCAAGTTAATCGCCAGCACCTGGTGCTGCACCATTGTGCGCAAGGCCACCAGCCCGACGCTGGTCACCAGCACGATGCCGATGCCCCACAGTACGCGGCTTTCCTGCGCGACCGCCGCGTCTCCGCCGTCTTTCCAGGAAGAGAGCAGGTCCACCACTTGGCCCAGAAAGGAAAACAGCCAGGCTTCGTAGATCGAGACCCCGGCGCTGAGCAGGGCGAGGGCGAGCACATAGCCACGAGCGCCACGGGTGCAGGCCCACAAAAACCGCACCAGACCGTCCGGTGGCGGCGGGACTTCGTCTGGCGGGAAAGGGTCGAGCCATCGTTCAAATGCGCGAAGCATTGGGTTCTCCATCACGTTTCAGTCGGGGGATTTTGCCATTGAACGGTATCGATGAGGGGATAACCGCTCTCGCGCACCGATATCGAGAGGCGTCCTGCACTTTCGTCTCGCATCGTCGAGCGCGTTGCGACTCAGCGCACACGCAATCGACTCTGCACGGCAAGGTCCAGTGCTTTCTGCATGTCCAGCCGGGCCGAGCGCCCCACATCCTTGTCGTTCAAACGATGGTCACGCTCCGAGGGGAGGATCGGTGCCGTCAGGTCTTCTGCGTCCATGGGCTCGAAATCGTAATTGTCACCGAGGGTCAGCGCGCTGCGCCGCAATAGCATGCGCAGCTGCTCGGGTGTCAGGTCGGGGTTGATTGACAGCATGGCCGCCACGACGCCGGTGACCATTGGCGTCGCGTAAGACGTACCGCAATGCACGGCGCCGGTCTGATCGGGGGCTTGGGTGGAGGCGTGGACGCAGGCCGAGGCCGTGATATCCACGCGCATGTCGATGTTCGAGCTGTTGCGTTTGACCGCGTAAGCCGGGTCATCGACGGAGAGGTCGGCCCGGTCGCTTCGCTGGTGTCCGCCCACCACCAACAGCTGGTCGGTGATGAATGACGACGGCAGGCGGTACTCATCCGTGCCCGAAAACGAGGCGCCGTTCCCGGCGGAATTGATCACGATCACGTCCGGGTGTTCCTTGCGCAGCCACAGGAAAAACTCCTCCAGCAGTTCTTCGTAACCGCTCATGGCGATGCCCGAGCGCAGCAACGAATCGACGTCGTCGCCGTTGACGTTCTTCGCGCCGACGCGGTGAATCCCCCAACTCCAGTTCAGCACCCGCACACCGTCTTCGACGAGGTTCACCGAGGCGGCAATGTTGGCGGTGATGCCTGCGTCGGAATTACGCTCGACGATCACCTCGAAGCCGCCGCTGGCCGGGTCGAGCCCCTTGAGAAAACCCGTATTGCCGCCGTTGTCCCACGCGGCGGCAAGAATGCCCGCGACCGTAGTGCCGTGGCCATCGGGTTTTTGCGCGTCCCGGGCGTACACGCAGGTGCGCGGCACGCTGCAATCACCGAGGTAGCCCGCGAAGTCAGCCGTGTCGAAGTCGACATCTCGCTCGATCAGGCCAATGCGCATCGGTTGAGGATGAAGGGGGGCTTGCGACGCCGGGATGCGGCGCCGGTAGTAATTCACGGCATCCAGAAAACGGTTCGCCGCCCACTCATCCGAGTCCACGTCAGGCTTGTCGGCGACCGGGCGGGGGGCGTCGGCTTCCTCGTTTTTTTCTGGCGCTGATTCTTCGACCACCACCGCGTCCACGCTGGTTTCGCTGCCCAACCGCAGCACCAGCGCGTCCCGCTCCACCAGGTTTTTCGCGGGCAGGCGCAGTTGATACAGGTTCAGCGGCGCAATGCTGCCCACCACCGTCGCGCCGTATTTGGCCGCCAGACGCGTGGCCTCCTGACGGCCATCGTGGTCCTCCTCGATCAACAGGCTCACCAGATCGACGTACGTGGTCAGGCCGTCCATGTTTTTGGCCACTTCGTTCGGTTTCGCAGCGACCACGTGGCTGCCCTGGGCGGTCAGCCACACTGCGTTGCTCGAACGGTCGCCCTGTTTCACCACCAGCGGTCCGCTGGCGTGGTCGCGCGCGTTCAGGCGGATGTTCAGGCTGTCGCCGTCGCGCTGTACCGTTTGCGCGGGTAACGGCTTGCCGTCGAGGGTCAGGGTCGCAGTGTCCGGGGTCAGGCCCCGCACCTCAGCGCACCACGTGGAATGCTCGCGGTCCAGCAGGTCGCCGCACCGGTTCAGGCGTTCCAGCCGTAGCGGCACCTGCGCGTCGACCAGCGGGCTGAACGCCAGGAAAAAGAAGGCGCTGAAGGTGGCAAGAGAGTAGGGCATCGGCCGATGGCTCATTAAAGAAAGGGCTGGTATTCCGACTGAAAGCCAGTGTGCTTCGTTCAATACCATGCCCAGACAACGGCCTCGGATTACCCTGGCTTCAGCGCGAGCCTACCTTCTGTGGAAAGCGCCTCGAATCACACGGCGGAAGATGAGAATCTCGCGCACAGCATTGCGGCGATGCCGGCAACTATTGCGATGAGGGCTGCGACGACGGGAATGGCCACCATCGCGTAACCCGCGGACAGCACGAGGCTGCCCGCCCAGGACCCCAGTGCCACGCCAACGTTGAACGCCGAAATATTCAAGGTCGAGACCAGGTTGGGTGCTCCGGTGCCAAATCGCATCACGTTGACCTGGGTGACCGGGATGGCCGCGAAGGTGGCAACGCCCCACAGGAACCAGTTGAGTTGCGATAACAGCCAGTACGGGCTGCTCCATCTCAGCGTCAGCGAAACCACCGAAATGGCGACCGCGATCAGAATCAGAGCACGATTGACGTTCCAGTCGGCCAACTTTCCTCCGAGCAGGCTACCCACGGTCATGCCGACGCCGACCAGGAAAAGGCTTCGCGTCACGCCGTCTCCGGTGAGCCCCGTGACGTCCCGCAACAGGGGGGCGATGAACGTGAACAACGGAAACGCGCAGCCTGTGAACAGTGCGGTCACGCCCAGCGTCGCCCATATGCGCAGATCCTTGAGCGCCCGCAGTTCTGCCCGTAGATCGGGTTTTGCATCGTTGTCGTTGGCTGGAATGAGCATCGACAGACCGATCACGGCGAGGACGCCCACGCCCGCAATGGCCCAGAACGGAGTGCGCCAGCCGTCCCATTGCCCCAGTGCCGTGCCTATCGGAACGCCTGCGATGGTGGCCAGGGTCAAGCCGAGAAACATGGTGGCAATGGCCGTTGCTTTGCGATGTTCCGGGACGAGATTGGCGGCCATGACTGCACCAATGCCGAAAAAAGCACCTTGCCCGAGGGACGTCACCACGCGTGCCGCCAGCAGTGAGACATAGCTCGCCGCAAGCACGCAAAGCAGGTTGCCGATCACGAACAGAACCATGAGGGCCATCAACGAGCTCTTGCGGGAAAACCGTGACGTGATGAGGCTCATGATCGGCCCACCGACAGCGATTCCCAGTGCGTAGGCGGTGACCACCCACCCGGCCATCGGCACCGAGACCTGCAGATCGGCGGCGATGTCAGGCAGCAAGCCCATCATCACGAATTCACACGTGCCCAGAATAAAGGTGGCGAGTGTGAGGACGAAGACGGCGATCGGAATTCGATCGTTCGCCTTGCGTATGGCTGAGGTGTCTTGCACGTGAGCTCCTGCGACCCGTGTCGCTGCGGATAGAGAAAAAGGGAAGGAGGGGGAACGCCCTTGTTTCAAGCAAGCCCGAGGGTTTATCCACGGCCACTTCTACAAGGGCGGGCAGGCTTAGGCGCCGTAGCCGCCGTCGACAGCAAATCCGGCGCCAGTGATGTGCCCGGCGGTGGAACCGCTCAAAAAGGCCACCATCGCTGCAACGTCTTCGGTCTTGCCGTAGCGACCCAGCGCGATGGCGTCACGCATGGCGTCGGAACCTTCGCCGTCGGCGGGGTTCATGTCGGTGTCGGTCGGGCCGGGATGGACGATGTTGACGGTGATGCCACGCGGCCCCAAGTCCCGCGCCAGTCCCTTGGTGAAGGCAATCAGCGCCGCCTTGCTCATCGAATAGATGCTCAGGTTGGGCATCGGCACGCGCTCGGCCAGAACGCTGCCAAGGTTGATGATGCGGCCGCCGTCGGGCAAGTGCGGCAGTGCCGCCTGGCTGGCCAGGATCACCGACTTGATGTTGATGTCGACGACACTGTTCAGCGTCGCCAGATCAAGCGCCTCCAATGGCCCGTACTGGAAGATCCCGGCGTTGTTGATCAGGATGTCCAGGCCGCCCAGTGCGTCGACGGCCTGGTCGATCGAATCTTTCACCGCTTGTGGGTCGGCACTGTTGGCTTGAAACGCAAAGGCCTTGCGCCCGGTTGCGTTGATCTCTGCGACCAGCGCTTCGGCTTTGTCGCGGGACCGTTCGTAGGTAATGGCGACATCCGCACCTTCGGCAGCCAGCGCCAAGGCAATGGACTTGCCGATGCCGCGACTGGCGCCGGTCACCAAAGCTCGTTTTCCGTTAAGAGTGGACATCTTCTTTTCTCCTGACATAAATGAGGCGGCCGCCCTGTCACATGTGAACAGTTCAGCCGCCTGTTGGTAGTGCGTTATTACCGTGTTGATCGCCGCCAATCGACGGGTCTGAAGTCGACGCATGTTGTCTCCATCAATCCAATGAAAGAGTTCAACCGTTATAAAAAGAGCTTGTTAAATAAGTGCGTGGTTGAACGCGAAACACCGTGCTCAACTCACTGTGAGTACGATCGTTAACGTGAGCCGATCTAAACGTGGCCATAAGTTCAGAGACGAGCGTGCGGTGCGTCAGACCTTTATATGAAGATTGCCCTGTTGGGCGCTGGCAGCCTGGCCCTGTTGTTGAAGCGAGGACGTTGCACGTTGTCTGGCGTTTTGTATTCGGGCGAAGTCGTCGAGGTTCTGCAGTGCATGGACCGTTTTGATGTAGTCCGGCACGACATGAAAACCGTATTCATCAAGGCCTGAAGTCGCGGTGCGCAGGCTCGAGATTCGTGCGGCAAAGTAATCGAGTGCATTCATTTTCTCGTTCGGCCGTGTCTGATTGCCAAGTGCATCGAGGTGCGTTCCTGCCGCGACCATCAAATTGGCCGTGATTTTATCGATCAAGCCCAACGCATAAAGATTTTTGCTGATCAAACCTAATTCGACAGGTGTGACGGCGCTGATATCGAATTGCGAAAAGCTGGCGCCTAGCCCCAACTTCTCCAGCGCAGCGGTGTCCAGAACACCCTCCTTCTTTCCGATCTCTCTTAATACCTGTTGCGTGGTAAACGATGAACTTGCACGCGTCGTTGCACTGGCCATTTTAATGGACACGGCGCCAAGCGAAGTTCCGACGGCACTGGGCATTTCATCACCTTTACAAGAGTCGATAGTGTGTCGGGTGCAGCGAGGTGCCACCGGGGGTGGGAGCGGCGAAAGTTCCGCGTACGCCTGTCACGAATACATCAGGGCCGTATCCGGTGAACTGTCATCGTCATCATCCGGCGACAGCCCTGACTGGGCCTTTTGGCTCAGTGCCTCCAACCATATTTCGTGCTGTTCGATGAGGCCCTGCGTGAAGCGGTCGGTGGCCCAGATCCCCAGCGTGCTGATCTGCGTTTCATCGGTGATGACCAAGGTCTGAGTCTCGGAAAGCGGGTGCAAATACCAGGTGTGATAAGCCATGACCCCTTCGGCACGTGCGACCCATCCCAAACGTTTTTCGAATTCGAAATCATGAACGGTGGAGGTGAGGCGGAACCCGAACGTCGACCATTTGAAGACAGAGCCCGCCTTCAGCGCAGGGCCGGGCCAGATGACAAATTCCACGTCCTGAGCGTTGGCGTACCACTGGGGCCAACGCCGGGCATAGGTGAGCCATGCCCATACCTTGGACACTGGCGCCGGGATCACCTTCTCATTGCGAGCGCACAGTGGTGCGTTCCTCGGATGGTAGGCCTCGGGCCAATGAATGTCGGCTCTCAGGGTCGGCAGCAATGCATGAAGTGCCTGTTTATCCATGGGGCTTACCTCGAGTGAGATTGAAGAACGGTATGGATGAAGCATTTGGGGTTCACGAGGCTCTGATCGGAGATCGCGGGACGACATGTTCGCCCGACGCCAGAAGCACCTCGGCGGCAGGGCGCTGCCCGAATCTCGGTCGAGACGTGATGCAGCGCAGACTAGGATTGCCGTGATACAACTACAAACAATCGTTTTTTGTATGAGATACAAATATGAACAAGGTATCCCGGCTGGGCGTCAGGCAACTGCGCATCTTCGCTGCGTTGCTCAAGACGCGAAACCTGAGTGCCGTTGCTGACCAGATGGGGCTGACGCAGCAGGCGGTCAGCGCCAACCTGACGACGTTGCGTGAGGTCTTCAGCGATCCATTGTTTGCCCGCACCGGCCGAGGTGTGATGCCCACGGCACTGGCGCTCGAACTGCGCGGCGAAGTGGATGACATTCTTGCGGCACTCGAGCGGCTGGTAGAGCGCGCTCCGTTCGATCCCGCTCAAGTGGTCGGCACATTGAACGTCTCGGCGTCGGATTACGCCCATCAAGTTGTCATTGCGCCCAAGCTGGCTCAGATCCGGCAACAGGCGCCCGGTCTGAAGCTGATCCTCAGCGAAATGCTGGTCGATGCGGTGGCCAACAAGATGGCGAGCGGCGAAATCGATCTGGTCATTTCCTTGAATGATTACGTTCCGGCGCATTTCTCCCGGCAAACGCTGTTCGACGAGCACTACGTCTGTGTCGCAGGGGCGGGCTCACCCCTCGCAAAAGGGCGCATCAGCCTGTCGACATTGGCTCGACAACCCCATGTCGTGGTATCCCCGGCGCGGGCTAATCTCATCGGTTCCGCCGATGGCTGGTTCCAGGCCCGTGGCCTCACGCGTGAGGTGATTCTGTCGGTCCCGCATTTTCTGCTGGTGCCGTCGATGGTCAGCACCGCGAACGCGGTCGCGTTCCTTCCCTCGCGCTTACTGCCATCCCCCGGCCTGGTGGCGCTGCGGCTGGAGGATGATGCTTGCCCGCCTGGCTATCAACTCATTGCGGCGTGGCACCCTCGCTCCAATTCGAATCCGCTGATCAACTGGCTCGTCGGGTTGCTGTCTTCCTGAGCAGGCGGTGCGAGTCAAGGTCGTGATAGTGGCGGCAAACGCCACAATCAGTGTCCGCATGCGTCGTTTATCAATCCACCGCCCCCTCCCACAATGGCCGCCCTCGGTTCCCTTGGCATCAGCGGGGAACAATACAGCCAGGGCGCTAGGCCCTCAGGCTTCAAATCCGGACAGTGGAAAATATGACGATGTCAGCGAATCGCAGGCGGTGGGGTGTGGCAGTGACGGCCGTGTTAATCGTGGGTGGCGGGTTGGGTGTGGGCTCGTCGCAGAGAACGCCTCACGGGGTGATCGGTTTTGCCGAAGCGGCAGGCGCGGTCCAGGCTACGGAAGTGGGTGTGGCGGTGGTCAACGCGCAGCCGGTCACGGAGCGTCAGGGGTATTCCGGCCGACTACAGGCTATCGACGACATTGCGATTCGGCCGCTGGTGTCCGGGACCCTCGTCGGTGTGCATTTCAAAGACGGCAGTCTGGTGAAGCGGGGCGACGTGCTGTTCAGCATCGACCCCAAGCCGTATCAGGCCGAAGTGGACCGTGCGGCGGGTGTCCTCGCCGCCTCCCAGGCTCGCGTGGCATTCGCATCCGCCGATGCGGCACGCGCCGAGCGGCTCATTGCAAGCAACGCCATCTCCAAACGGGACCTGGACGAGAAGGTCAACGCGTTGCGCGAGACACAGGCGAACGTCAAGACCGCGACGGCGGCACTGGACGCCGCCAACATCAATCTTGGCTATACGCGTGTGAAAGCACCGGTGGCGGGGCGGGTGTCGCGGGCGGAACTGACCGTGGGCAATACCGTAGCCAGTGGCGCCTCTGCTCCGGTGCTGACGACGCTGGTTTCGGTGTCACCGATTTATGCGGCGTTCGACGTCGACGAGCAGACCTACCTGGCGTACCTGTGTTGTTCATCGGGTGCTCCGGTGCCAGTGTCCCTCGGTTTGGCGAACGAGACCGGTTATTCCCGCAGCGGCGTGATCGATTCTGTCGACAACCAGATGAACAGCGGCTCCGGCACCATCCGCGTGCGCGCCCGCTTCGATAACCTCGATGGTGCGCTGTTGCCGGGCCTCTATGCGCGCATTCAGGTGTCGGCAGGCCGAGCCCACGATCGGGTGTTGATCAACGATGCGGCGGTGGGGACCGATCAGACCCGCAAGTACGTGCTGGTCGTCGATGAGCAAGAGCGGGCGCAGTATCGGCAGGTCGAACTGGGCAACCTCCACGACGGATTGCGCATCGTTCTAAGCGGGCTTCAGCCGGGTGAACGGATCATCGTCAACGGCGTGCAGCGCGTGCGGCCCCAGGAAAAGGTCAGTGTTCAAACCGTCGACATGGCGAATCTGAGCCCTTCCATCAAGCCTGCAGCCTAAGCGACGGATTCTTTCATGAACATCTCGAGATTTTTTATCGACCGGCCGATCTTCGCCGGTGTGTTGTCCGTGCTGGTGGTGCTCGCCGGGCTGATCGCGCTGGCCAGGCTGCCGTCCGCCGAATACCCCGAAGTGGTGCCGCCTTCTGTGCTGGTGCATGCGCAATACCCGGGCGCCAGTTCGAAGGTCATTGCCGAAACCGTTGCCTCTCCGATCGAAGAGCAGATCAATGGTGTCGAGGACATGCTTTATATGCAGTCGCAGGCGACCAGCGACGGCCAGATGACCACCACCGTGACATTCAAGCTCGGGACCAACCCTGACCTGGCGCAGCAACTGGTGCAAACCCGCGTGGCGCAGGCGTTGCCGCGTCTGCCCGAGGACGTCCAGCGCCTGGGGGTGACCTCGATCAAGTCCTCGCCGACGCTCACCATTGCGGTGAACCTGGTGTCACCCGACCGTCGCTACGACCGGGCTTACCTGCGCAATTACCTGTTGATCAACGTGCGCGATCGCCTGGCGCGGATTCCCGGCGTCGGCGAGGCGCGGCTCTGGGGCGGTGGCGATTACGCGATGCGCGTCTGGCTGGACCCGCAAAAGATTGCGCGGCTGGACATGACTGCTTCCGATGTGGTGAACGCCATCCGTGAGCAAAACGTTCAAGTGGCAGCGGGCATGGTCGGCGGTTCCCCCATGATCGCCAACGTTCCGCAGCAGCTGACCATCGACGCCCAGGGGCGGTTGAAAACCGAGCAAGAGTTCCTCGACATCATCTTGAAGTCATCCCCCGGCGGCGCGATTACGCGACTCTCGGATGTGGCGCGGGTCGAGATGGGCGCTGCCGAATACGGCCTTCGTTCATTGCTCGACAATGAGCAGTCGGCTCAGGTGGTGATCTTCCAGCAGCCCAACGCCAACTCGCTGCAGATTTCCAAAGACGTGCGCGCCGCCATGGCTGAGTTGCGCGCGGACATGCCCGAGGACATGGATTACCGGATTGCCTACGACCCCAGTCAGTTCGTCCAGGAAAGCATCAACGCGGTGATCATG
It contains:
- a CDS encoding LysR family transcriptional regulator, which encodes MDLNGKSGEMEVFAKVAQTGSFSAAARALDLTPSAVSRIIARTEQRIGTRLLLRTTRAIALTAEGETYLRGARRILADMAEVEEAITSQGVPRGRLRVSAALAHGRLTIVPLIAAFSAQYPEILVDLTLGDEIVDILAGQADVAIRFGDLPDSPLTARCIGETGQVIVASPGYVEQHGLPLEPEDLTRHNCLRFNFRRVADGWPFCRNGEHFSLKVSGSLECSSGEALSQLAILGAGIARIGAFSVAEDIERGLLVPLLEDYNPGDREPIHAVFVGGSTMTARVRVFVDFLLEHHRGW
- a CDS encoding MFS transporter; translated protein: MPIAVFVLTLATFILGTCEFVMMGLLPDIAADLQVSVPMAGWVVTAYALGIAVGGPIMSLITSRFSRKSSLMALMVLFVIGNLLCVLAASYVSLLAARVVTSLGQGAFFGIGAVMAANLVPEHRKATAIATMFLGLTLATIAGVPIGTALGQWDGWRTPFWAIAGVGVLAVIGLSMLIPANDNDAKPDLRAELRALKDLRIWATLGVTALFTGCAFPLFTFIAPLLRDVTGLTGDGVTRSLFLVGVGMTVGSLLGGKLADWNVNRALILIAVAISVVSLTLRWSSPYWLLSQLNWFLWGVATFAAIPVTQVNVMRFGTGAPNLVSTLNISAFNVGVALGSWAGSLVLSAGYAMVAIPVVAALIAIVAGIAAMLCARFSSSAV
- a CDS encoding ABC transporter ATP-binding protein; this translates as MLRAFERWLDPFPPDEVPPPPDGLVRFLWACTRGARGYVLALALLSAGVSIYEAWLFSFLGQVVDLLSSWKDGGDAAVAQESRVLWGIGIVLVTSVGLVALRTMVQHQVLAINLPLRLRWDFHRLMLRQSLSFFSDEFSGRVTTKVMQTALAVREVLFTLIEIAPGIGVYFIAIIALAGGFALKLMLPFIAWIVLFGLAMWYFVPRLGKVGQEQAHARSSMTGRISDAYTNITTVKLFSHSKREAHFARAAMEDFKHTGFRQMRLVSQFEIVNQALVVGLIFGAGGYALWLWHQGDVGAGAVAAITAMALRINGMSHWIMWQMTSLFESIGTVQDGMTTFTRGPKVQDAPDASVLATSGGAVTFDNVSFNYNGERQVLDGLSLSIRAGEKIGLVGRSGAGKSTLINLLLRFYDVDKGRIHIDGQDIAHVTQDSLRSAIGMVTQDTSLLHRSIRDNIAYGRPDATDEHVYEAARMAQADGFIRQLSDKQGHSGYDTLVGERGIKLSGGQRQRVAIARVMLKNAPILLLDEATSALDSEVEVAIQESLDEMMQGKTVIAIAHRLSTIAAMDRLIVMDEGRIIEQGTHAELLEKNGTYARLWQHQSGGFLGEDQGVAEAME
- a CDS encoding S8/S53 family peptidase, which encodes MPYSLATFSAFFFLAFSPLVDAQVPLRLERLNRCGDLLDREHSTWCAEVRGLTPDTATLTLDGKPLPAQTVQRDGDSLNIRLNARDHASGPLVVKQGDRSSNAVWLTAQGSHVVAAKPNEVAKNMDGLTTYVDLVSLLIEEDHDGRQEATRLAAKYGATVVGSIAPLNLYQLRLPAKNLVERDALVLRLGSETSVDAVVVEESAPEKNEEADAPRPVADKPDVDSDEWAANRFLDAVNYYRRRIPASQAPLHPQPMRIGLIERDVDFDTADFAGYLGDCSVPRTCVYARDAQKPDGHGTTVAGILAAAWDNGGNTGFLKGLDPASGGFEVIVERNSDAGITANIAASVNLVEDGVRVLNWSWGIHRVGAKNVNGDDVDSLLRSGIAMSGYEELLEEFFLWLRKEHPDVIVINSAGNGASFSGTDEYRLPSSFITDQLLVVGGHQRSDRADLSVDDPAYAVKRNSSNIDMRVDITASACVHASTQAPDQTGAVHCGTSYATPMVTGVVAAMLSINPDLTPEQLRMLLRRSALTLGDNYDFEPMDAEDLTAPILPSERDHRLNDKDVGRSARLDMQKALDLAVQSRLRVR
- a CDS encoding 3-oxoacyl-ACP reductase family protein — protein: MSTLNGKRALVTGASRGIGKSIALALAAEGADVAITYERSRDKAEALVAEINATGRKAFAFQANSADPQAVKDSIDQAVDALGGLDILINNAGIFQYGPLEALDLATLNSVVDINIKSVILASQAALPHLPDGGRIINLGSVLAERVPMPNLSIYSMSKAALIAFTKGLARDLGPRGITVNIVHPGPTDTDMNPADGEGSDAMRDAIALGRYGKTEDVAAMVAFLSGSTAGHITGAGFAVDGGYGA
- a CDS encoding SRPBCC family protein is translated as MDKQALHALLPTLRADIHWPEAYHPRNAPLCARNEKVIPAPVSKVWAWLTYARRWPQWYANAQDVEFVIWPGPALKAGSVFKWSTFGFRLTSTVHDFEFEKRLGWVARAEGVMAYHTWYLHPLSETQTLVITDETQISTLGIWATDRFTQGLIEQHEIWLEALSQKAQSGLSPDDDDDSSPDTALMYS
- a CDS encoding MFS transporter; amino-acid sequence: MRINPPLIALSIGAFGIGVTEFAPMGMLPGIAADLGVSIPTAGLLVSAYALGVLIGAPLMTLTTGKIPRRALLIGLMAIFTLGNLMSALATNYESLLIARVVTSLNHGAFFGIGSIVAASVVALEKRAGAVAAMFMGLTIATIGGVPLASWFGEMLGWRTAFWGIAGLGFVAMISLWFALPNLPLPKSDGVMAEVRVLLRGSVLSALALTVIGSGAMFTVFTYIAPILQSETHASTGFITAMLVLFGVGLTLGNVWGGKAADRSVDRTLIVSLVVLIVVLLAFSVLMRWPLPTALAILVWGAASFALVPPLQMRVMEAAKDAPNLASAVNIGAFNFGNAIGAVLGGAVINAGLGYPAISLAGAMMAGLGLLMVLGFAWRARSRSVGYA